From a region of the Phaseolus vulgaris cultivar G19833 chromosome 6, P. vulgaris v2.0, whole genome shotgun sequence genome:
- the LOC137833108 gene encoding aldehyde oxidase GLOX, with product MSTIMILIVIPFVLASLFPCFQAQTLPSRFANQGQWQLLHPSIGISPMHMQLLHNDKVIMFDRTDFGHSYLPLSNGRCRMDPFDIALKLDCSAHSALYDVATNTLRPLMIQTDTWCSSGAVLPNGTLIQTGGYNDGERNIRMFTPCFDETCDWVEFPRLLSQRRWYATNQILPDARVIVVGGRRQFNYEFLPKTANPNSYPSSVPLNFLQRTSDTSENNLYPFVHLLPDGNLFIFANTKSVLFDYKLNSVIKEFPPIPGEDPRNYPSSGSSVLLPLDENLVPLQAEVVVCGGAPRGSFESALRGSFMQALASCGRLRLTHPNPNWVMENMPMPRAMGDMLLLPNGDVVIINGVGAGTAGWEHGREPVLTPLIFRPSETVNRFSIMAPASRPRLYHSSAVLLKDGRVLVGGSNPHVFYNFTGVEYPTDLSLEAFSPPYLAPEFNPVRPTIRYVTNNNVLGFRTFCYVTFSVSDFGSASDVSIRILAPSFTTHSFGQNQRMVVLKLRGVTYLGGEAYYATVVGPSTAEIAPPGYYILFVVHKGVPSSGWWVQVM from the coding sequence ATGAGCACTATCATGATCCTAATAGTAATACCATTTGTTCTAGCTTCATTGTTTCCATGTTTTCAGGCTCAGACTCTGCCATCACGCTTTGCCAACCAAGGACAATGGCAGCTCTTGCACCCAAGCATTGGCATATCCCCAATGCACATGCAACTTCTCCACAACGACAAAGTCATCATGTTTGATCGAACTGATTTTGGCCACTCATACCTTCCTCTTTCCAATGGCCGTTGTCGCATGGATCCCTTTGACATTGCCCTAAAACTCGATTGTTCTGCTCACTCCGCTCTATACGACGTTGCCACCAACACGCTGCGACCCTTAATGATACAAACCGACACATGGTGTTCCTCAGGAGCGGTTCTTCCGAACGGTACTTTGATACAGACCGGGGGCTACAACGATGGCGAACGTAACATTCGCATGTTCACCCCGTGCTTCGACGAAACCTGCGACTGGGTCGAATTCCCACGTTTGTTATCACAAAGAAGATGGTATGCAACAAACCAAATACTCCCAGATGCTCGTGTCATTGTTGTTGGAGGTAGAAGACAATTCAACTACGAATTCTTACCTAAAACCGCTAACCCTAACAGTTATCCTTCTTCTGTTCCTCTTAACTTTCTTCAGCGAACCTCCGATACAAGTGAAAATAATCTATACCCTTTCGTGCATCTTTTACCCGATGGAAACCTGTTCATTTTCGCCAACACAAAATCCGTGTTATTTGACTACAAACTAAACAGTGTAATCAAAGAGTTCCCTCCAATTCCAGGTGAAGATCCTCGTAACTACCCTAGCTCGGGTTCTTCCGTTCTCCTCCCGCTAGACGAAAACCTAGTTCCACTCCAAGCTGAAGTGGTGGTCTGCGGCGGAGCGCCTCGCGGCTCGTTCGAAAGCGCCTTACGTGGGAGCTTCATGCAAGCCCTTGCCTCGTGCGGGAGACTGAGACTCACTCATCCTAACCCTAATTGGGTGATGGAGAACATGCCGATGCCACGAGCAATGGGTGACATGCTTCTCCTCCCTAACGGTGATGTCGTTATAATTAACGGCGTAGGGGCCGGGACAGCTGGGTGGGAACACGGCCGTGAGCCGGTGTTGACGCCGTTGATATTCCGGCCATCGGAGACGGTGAATCGGTTTAGTATTATGGCACCGGCATCAAGACCTAGGTTATATCACTCTTCGGCTGTGTTGTTGAAAGATGGAAGGGTTTTAGTTGGTGGTAGCAACCCTCACGTTTTTTACAACTTCACTGGGGTTGAGTACCCCACTGATCTTAGCTTGGAGGCGTTTTCTCCGCCGTATTTGGCGCCGGAGTTTAATCCGGTGCGGCCAACGATTAGGTATGTTACGAATAATAACGTTTTAGGGTTTAGAACTTTTTGTTATGTGACGTTCTCGGTGTCTGATTTTGGTTCGGCGAGTGACGTGTCGATTAGGATCTTGGCACCGTCGTTTACGACGCACTCTTTTGGACAGAATCAGaggatggtggtgttgaagttGCGTGGGGTTACGTACCTGGGCGGAGAAGCTTATTATGCAACGGTGGTGGGGCCTTCGACGGCGGAGATTGCACCGCCGGGATACTACATTTTGTTTGTGGTGCACAAGGGTGTGCCAAGTTCAGGTTGGTGGGTGCAAGTCATGTAA